From Lampris incognitus isolate fLamInc1 chromosome 13, fLamInc1.hap2, whole genome shotgun sequence, one genomic window encodes:
- the pdlim1 gene encoding PDZ and LIM domain protein 1, with product MPLRVVLQGPGPWGFRLVGGKDFEQPLTISRVTPGSKAAQANLCIGDMILAIDGEPSENMTHLQAQNKIKGCIDEMALSIDRSEAKLWSPLSSDEGKTNPYKMNLASEPQEVKHIGSAHNRSALPFTAFGSKVVTNQYNNPAGLYSSDNIKDFNSAVDDVKTLTIPNEPSNIADPSKSGKRPPVVADSEVYKMLQENQDSGEPPRQSASFKVLQEILETGDADKPSGFRSVRPPTTKIGASVGNAEKLSVCDKCGSGIVGMVVKLRDKFRHPECYTCTDCDVNLKQKGHFYVEEQIYCEKHARERVTPPEGYDVVTVFPK from the exons ATGCCTCTCCGCGTAGTCTTGCAGGGTCCCGGACCGTGGGGGTTCCGACTCGTCGGGGGAAAAGACTTTGAGCAACCTTTGACTATTTCCAGG gtCACCCCTGGAAGCAAAGCCGCACAGGCCAACCTATGTATTGGAGATATGATCTTGGCTATTGACGGAGAACCCTCGGAGAACATGACTCACCTGCAAGCCCAGAACAAGATCAAGGGGTGCATAGATGAGATGGCCCTCTCCATAGACAG GTCAGAAGCTAAACTGTGGTCACCGCTGTCATCTGACGAAGGCAAAACAAACCCGTACAAGATGAATCTTGCATCGGAGCCACAG GAGGTGAAACACATCGGCTCTGCACACAACAGGAGCGCTCTTCCCTTCACCGCTTTTGGTTCGAAGGTGGTGACCAACCAATACAACAATCCTGCTGGGCTCTACTCCTCGGACAACATCAAGGACTTCAACTCGGCCGTGGATGACGTCAAAACCCTGACTATACCCAACGAGCCCAGCAACAT AGCGGATCCATCCAAGTCAGGGAAGAGACCGCCTGTCGTGGCAGACTCTGAAGTCTATAAAATGCTGCAGGAGAACCAAGATTCTGGCGAGCCTCCCCGGCAGTCGGCTTCATTCAAAGTCCTTCAGGAGATTCTGGAGACAG GCGACGCTGATAAACCATCAGGGTTCCGGAGTGTGAGACCCCCCACAACAAAGATTGGGGCATCAGTAGGAAATGCAGAGAAATTATCCGTATGTGACAAATGTGGATCAGGGATTGT GGGCATGGTGGTGAAGCTGCGGGACAAGTTCCGTCACCCCGAGTGCTACACCTGCACGGACTGCGACGTCAACCTCAAGCAAAAAGGACATTTCTATGTGGAGGAGCAGATTTACTGTGAGAAGCACGCGCGGGAGCGGGTGACTCCGCCCGAGGGGTACGACGTGGTCACCGTCTTCCCCAAGTAG
- the neurog3 gene encoding neurogenin-3: protein MSPKLQRAPAARRVIKDAARLGRCSPAARQVTEADGDTSEGSAEHLRLTPPARGGRKVTSAQKQKGAKSGGQTERRRTKANDRERHRMHNLNSALDVLRSILPALPDDAKLTKIETLRFAHNYIWALTETLRMADQHGHVPGYLQPEEAYLPASDVCLGQMGSPAGTLSDEWDPMSPATSYHSRTSADASSDSCTAACHMNPDVLAGEAFKVFPFALYFSFSQW from the coding sequence ATGTCACCAAAATTGCAACGTGCGCCCGCTGCTCGGCGCGTAATTAAAGACGCAGCGAGGCTCGGCAGATGTTCCCCGGCCGCCCGCCAGGTGACAGAGGCAGACGGCGACACCTCGGAGGGCTCCGCGGAGCACCTCCGTCTTACACCGCCCGCCCGCGGGGGACGGAAGGTGACCTCCGCCCAAAAGCAAAAGGGAGCCAAATCCGGCGGACAGACGGAAAGGCGCAGGACGAAGGCCAACGACAGGGAGCGGCATCGGATGCACAACCTCAACTCCGCACTCGACGTCCTGAGAAGCATCCTACCGGCTTTGCCAGATGACGCGAAACTGACTAAGATCGAGACGCTGCGCTTCGCCCACAACTACATCTGGGCCCTCACCGAGACTCTGCGCATGGCCGATCAGCACGGCCACGTCCCGGGCTATCTCCAGCCGGAGGAGGCCTACCTGCCCGCGTCGGACGTGTGCCTGGGACAGATGGGTAGTCCAGCAGGTACGTTATCTGATGAGTGGGACCCGATGTCACCTGCGACCTCCTATCACAGCAGGACCTCCGCTGACGCGAGCTCGGACTCCTGCACAGCCGCGTGTCACATGAACCCTGACGTGCTCGCGGGGGAGGCGTTTAAAGTTTTCCCGTTTGCTCTTTATTTTTCATTCAGCCAGTGGTGA